A genomic window from Halorubrum lacusprofundi ATCC 49239 includes:
- a CDS encoding DUF7289 family protein, translating to MKRSERGQSEVIGVVLLLGITIAAVTVTVATGSAALGLVTDEARSASVENGMSQLSSQSSLVALGGTDARRFDLGSVDGGQLRLDEEAGRVEVRIENGTDTITTYNGSIGTLEYVGDRRNVAMQGGGVWAMEGGRGRMISPPEYHYRGETLTFPIVRLIGDESSPTSGTGIVRRTANDPGAVTETANPLRNGTVVVEVESEYYEGWYDFFTRRADGTVTKDDANQTTTARLVVPEEVSFDRTLAVSEADGYSHSGNKNNELSEGDYVEGESFPSPGSLIADQIAAAADDNDNGTETCVTASGFNGCGTVGSGTVGSGVYYFGGDAEVIGDLTFNTTDGDIVVAVDGDFDIGDNDITVEDGRNNVTYYINGSLDLQGSPTVSVDSASRNVFYVNGGFLDGSAGDGNPTIEAIVYAPNANVVTNGNPTLRGAFVTKSLSTGGNAKVQYDESLRGLEIRITGGSGQNPITYLHVSENVVEVDFDR from the coding sequence ATGAAACGCAGCGAGCGCGGCCAAAGCGAGGTGATCGGGGTCGTGCTCCTGTTGGGGATAACGATCGCCGCCGTGACGGTGACGGTGGCGACCGGAAGCGCGGCGCTCGGGTTGGTCACCGACGAGGCCCGCTCGGCGAGCGTGGAAAATGGGATGTCACAGCTCAGCTCTCAGTCGAGTCTCGTCGCGCTCGGCGGGACGGACGCGCGCCGGTTCGACCTCGGGTCCGTCGACGGCGGACAGCTCCGCCTCGACGAGGAGGCGGGGCGCGTCGAGGTGCGCATCGAGAACGGGACCGACACCATCACCACGTACAACGGCTCGATCGGAACGCTGGAGTACGTCGGCGACCGGCGCAACGTCGCGATGCAGGGTGGCGGCGTCTGGGCGATGGAAGGCGGCCGCGGGCGGATGATCTCACCGCCGGAGTACCACTACCGCGGTGAGACACTCACCTTCCCGATCGTTCGGCTGATCGGGGACGAGTCGTCGCCCACGAGCGGAACCGGCATCGTCCGCCGGACTGCAAACGATCCCGGTGCAGTCACCGAAACCGCGAACCCGCTCCGGAACGGGACCGTCGTCGTCGAGGTCGAAAGCGAGTACTACGAGGGGTGGTACGACTTTTTCACCCGGCGCGCCGACGGCACCGTAACGAAGGACGACGCGAACCAGACGACGACCGCCCGACTGGTGGTCCCGGAGGAGGTGAGCTTCGACAGGACGCTGGCCGTCAGCGAGGCTGACGGCTACTCCCACTCCGGGAACAAAAATAACGAACTGAGTGAGGGCGACTACGTCGAGGGAGAGAGCTTCCCGTCCCCGGGATCGCTGATCGCCGATCAGATCGCCGCAGCCGCCGACGACAACGACAACGGCACGGAGACCTGTGTAACCGCGAGCGGATTCAACGGGTGTGGGACGGTCGGATCCGGGACGGTCGGGTCCGGGGTGTATTACTTCGGCGGCGACGCCGAGGTCATCGGCGACCTCACGTTCAACACTACCGATGGCGACATCGTCGTCGCTGTCGACGGCGATTTCGATATCGGAGACAACGACATCACCGTTGAAGACGGACGCAACAACGTCACCTACTACATCAACGGCTCGCTCGATCTGCAGGGGAGCCCGACCGTCAGTGTCGACTCCGCGAGCCGGAACGTGTTCTACGTCAACGGGGGGTTCCTCGACGGAAGCGCGGGGGACGGAAACCCGACCATCGAGGCGATCGTCTACGCCCCGAACGCGAACGTCGTGACCAACGGAAACCCGACGCTCAGAGGCGCATTCGTCACGAAGTCGCTCTCGACCGGCGGGAACGCGAAGGTCCAGTACGACGAGAGCCTCAGGGGTCTGGAGATCCGGATCACCGGCGGATCGGGGCAAAATCCCATCACCTACCTCCACGTGAGCGAGAACGTGGTCGAGGTTGATTTCGATCGGTGA
- a CDS encoding cation diffusion facilitator family transporter, whose translation MWRPWGSDEKARFQRTAGVNVIGNAVKIIVEGSVGVYFGSVALVADAAHSVADLVASAVVFVWGGSRYDAADETHPHGHQRIEPLTALLVGATIAVLGLVLLRESIRGLIGAHSPPRQSLLLIGALLFAMADMYLLYWYTERVNADLGSTALDALAVDCLNDIYTTIAALVGVFGVFLDVPILDPIAGALVSVFVVYQGIDIGRENVTYLVGAAPPVGDRERITAALRENPAVEGVHDLTVYYDGTDLEVEVHVEVDGQMTLREAHDIETELVTGLRNLEDVGDVHVHLDPSGLGEWKEAADGGDRGDKDGDDEA comes from the coding sequence ATGTGGCGCCCCTGGGGGAGCGACGAGAAAGCGCGGTTCCAGCGCACCGCGGGGGTGAACGTCATCGGTAACGCGGTGAAGATCATCGTCGAAGGGTCGGTGGGCGTCTACTTCGGGAGCGTCGCGCTGGTGGCCGACGCTGCCCACTCTGTCGCCGATCTGGTCGCCAGCGCAGTCGTCTTTGTCTGGGGCGGGTCGCGGTACGACGCCGCCGACGAGACCCATCCGCACGGCCACCAGCGGATCGAGCCGCTGACCGCGTTACTCGTCGGTGCGACTATCGCCGTTCTCGGGCTCGTATTGCTACGCGAGTCGATCCGCGGACTGATCGGCGCCCACAGCCCCCCACGTCAGAGTCTCCTCCTTATCGGCGCGCTGCTGTTCGCGATGGCCGACATGTACCTGCTGTACTGGTACACGGAGCGGGTGAACGCCGACCTCGGATCGACCGCGCTCGATGCGCTTGCCGTAGACTGTCTCAACGACATCTACACCACGATTGCCGCGCTCGTCGGCGTGTTCGGCGTGTTCTTAGATGTCCCGATACTCGATCCGATCGCCGGCGCGCTCGTGAGCGTTTTCGTCGTCTATCAGGGGATCGATATCGGCCGCGAGAACGTCACGTACCTCGTGGGCGCGGCGCCCCCGGTCGGCGACCGCGAACGTATCACCGCCGCGCTCCGCGAGAACCCCGCCGTGGAGGGCGTTCACGACCTAACCGTGTACTACGACGGAACCGACCTCGAGGTCGAGGTCCACGTCGAGGTCGACGGCCAGATGACGCTCCGGGAGGCCCACGATATCGAGACGGAACTGGTCACGGGGCTCCGGAACCTAGAGGATGTCGGCGACGTTCACGTCCACCTCGACCCGTCGGGGCTCGGCGAGTGGAAAGAGGCCGCGGACGGCGGCGACAGGGGCGATAAGGACGGCGACGACGAGGCCTAA
- a CDS encoding YqjF family protein encodes MLERRVLEMTWRDGLFCHWPVDPAVVSGTLPDRLSVATHGGDAYLSVVAFVMDDIRPRGAPVGLSFPELNLRTYVEGPDGPGVYFYNLDADDRIGVELARRLFALPYYRAEMDVSHPATAKRSESAGGPVRFTSRRAHPGVPHARFDATYEPTGEALAAEPGSLDAFLVENYRFYAEGNRLYRGEITHEPWTLRAATVDLRANTLFEANGFDRPDGDPIVRYAEPIDVSADRIRSVC; translated from the coding sequence ATGCTCGAACGGCGCGTACTGGAGATGACGTGGCGCGACGGGCTGTTCTGCCACTGGCCGGTCGATCCCGCCGTCGTGTCTGGGACGCTTCCCGACAGACTCTCGGTCGCCACCCATGGGGGCGACGCGTACCTGAGCGTCGTCGCCTTCGTGATGGACGATATCCGCCCGCGTGGGGCGCCTGTCGGGCTCTCGTTCCCGGAGCTCAACCTCCGGACGTACGTCGAGGGGCCCGACGGTCCGGGCGTGTACTTCTACAACCTCGACGCGGACGACCGGATCGGCGTCGAACTCGCGCGGCGGCTGTTCGCGCTCCCGTACTACCGCGCGGAGATGGACGTGTCGCACCCCGCGACCGCCAAGCGCTCCGAAAGCGCGGGTGGCCCCGTTCGGTTCACCAGCCGCCGGGCTCACCCCGGCGTTCCTCACGCACGGTTCGACGCGACCTACGAGCCGACGGGCGAGGCGCTCGCCGCTGAGCCGGGATCGCTCGACGCGTTCCTCGTCGAGAACTACCGGTTCTATGCCGAGGGGAACCGGCTGTACCGCGGTGAGATCACGCACGAGCCGTGGACGCTTCGGGCGGCGACCGTCGATCTCCGGGCGAACACGCTGTTCGAGGCGAACGGGTTCGATCGACCCGACGGCGACCCGATCGTCCGCTACGCGGAGCCGATCGACGTGAGCGCGGATCGGATTCGATCGGTCTGTTGA
- a CDS encoding Glu/Leu/Phe/Val family dehydrogenase — protein sequence MADDPFENMLAQMDRAEEYADVDHGIFERLKHPERTLKVTLPVELDSGEVEVFEGYRCQFDSARGPFKGGVRFHPSVTQREVEALAGWMTWKTALVDLPYGGAKGGVICEPKDLTQNDLESLTRRYTEGIRRMIGPETDVPAPDMNTNPQTMAWMMDTYSMYEGHSVPQVVTGKPLEIGGTPGRVEATGRGVSIVTERLFEYLDRDLSNATVAIQGFGNVGSNAAKLLDEAGARVVATSDVTGAAYDPDGLDVATLAAHVDAGGLIDEYVGGEIRATPDERRVDDGSRWDDPDAISNAELLTLDVDVLIPAAVEGVITADNVSDLRASAIVEAANGPTTVAADEVLTERDIQVVPDILANAGGVIVSYLEWVQNAQEFSWPLETVNAELERRIGTAFDQTIDQYDQKDLPDLRTAAYTLALERTASAHEYRGLFP from the coding sequence ATGGCAGACGACCCGTTCGAGAACATGCTCGCACAGATGGACCGCGCGGAGGAGTACGCCGACGTGGATCACGGCATCTTCGAGCGGCTCAAACACCCGGAACGTACGCTGAAGGTCACGCTCCCGGTCGAGCTGGACTCCGGCGAGGTCGAGGTGTTCGAGGGGTATCGCTGCCAGTTCGACAGCGCTCGCGGACCTTTTAAAGGCGGCGTCAGATTCCACCCGTCGGTCACACAGCGCGAAGTCGAGGCGCTCGCCGGGTGGATGACGTGGAAGACCGCGCTGGTCGATCTCCCGTACGGCGGCGCGAAGGGAGGCGTCATCTGTGAGCCGAAGGACCTCACTCAGAACGACTTGGAAAGCCTCACCCGGCGGTACACAGAGGGGATCCGCCGGATGATCGGACCCGAGACCGACGTGCCCGCGCCGGACATGAACACGAACCCGCAGACGATGGCGTGGATGATGGACACCTACTCGATGTACGAGGGGCACTCCGTCCCGCAGGTCGTCACCGGGAAGCCGCTGGAGATCGGTGGGACGCCGGGGCGGGTGGAAGCCACCGGCCGCGGCGTCTCCATCGTCACCGAGCGTCTCTTCGAATACCTCGATCGCGACCTCTCGAATGCGACTGTCGCGATTCAGGGATTCGGGAACGTCGGGTCGAACGCGGCAAAGCTCCTCGACGAGGCGGGCGCGCGGGTCGTCGCCACCTCCGACGTGACCGGTGCAGCCTACGATCCCGACGGGCTCGACGTGGCAACACTGGCCGCCCACGTCGACGCCGGCGGCCTGATCGATGAGTACGTCGGCGGTGAGATCCGAGCGACTCCGGACGAGCGGCGTGTCGACGACGGATCCCGCTGGGATGACCCGGACGCAATCTCGAACGCGGAGCTATTGACGCTCGACGTCGACGTGCTGATCCCCGCCGCCGTCGAGGGCGTGATCACCGCGGACAACGTCAGCGACCTGCGAGCCTCCGCGATCGTCGAGGCGGCCAACGGGCCGACGACGGTCGCCGCCGACGAGGTGCTCACGGAGCGGGACATCCAGGTCGTCCCCGATATCCTCGCGAACGCCGGCGGGGTCATCGTCTCGTACCTCGAGTGGGTCCAGAACGCGCAGGAGTTTTCGTGGCCGCTGGAGACCGTCAACGCCGAATTGGAGCGCCGCATCGGCACGGCGTTCGACCAGACGATCGACCAGTACGACCAGAAGGACCTGCCGGACCTCCGGACCGCGGCGTACACGCTCGCGCTCGAACGCACCGCGAGCGCCCACGAATACCGCGGGCTGTTCCCCTGA